A section of the Hydrogenothermus marinus genome encodes:
- a CDS encoding IS5/IS1182 family transposase has protein sequence MKFKKIIKITKSILREKSKKEKKGKGRPKEYPDYLIISLFLYQILKGYSYREVLEETKDIIQKLPSLSVYHYRVKALPKSLLQKLIHKTAIIIIKKIKKKVSYLIADGTGFSFDDIYPLKYLRGLEIRKVQNHIRIVPISIVTEDKKRIVLCAEEGEAYASEIKLLERALKNIDISKIKVHSFIADKGFDSIKIMEDIAKSGVELDIRVKET, from the coding sequence TTGAAATTCAAAAAAATAATCAAAATAACTAAATCAATACTAAGAGAAAAAAGCAAAAAAGAGAAAAAAGGGAAAGGAAGACCAAAAGAATATCCAGACTATTTAATTATATCATTATTTCTATACCAAATTCTAAAAGGATATTCATATAGAGAAGTATTAGAAGAAACAAAAGATATAATACAGAAATTACCATCATTATCTGTATATCATTATAGGGTAAAGGCTTTGCCAAAAAGTTTATTACAAAAATTAATACACAAAACAGCAATAATCATAATAAAAAAGATAAAGAAAAAAGTTTCTTATCTTATAGCAGATGGAACAGGATTTAGTTTTGATGATATATACCCTCTTAAATACTTAAGAGGATTAGAAATAAGGAAAGTACAAAATCATATAAGAATAGTACCTATAAGTATAGTTACAGAAGATAAAAAAAGAATAGTTTTATGTGCAGAAGAAGGGGAAGCATATGCAAGTGAAATAAAGCTTTTAGAAAGGGCTTTAAAAAATATAGATATATCTAAAATTAAAGTTCATTCCTTTATAGCAGACAAAGGATTTGATAGTATTAAAATAATGGAAGATATAGCAAAATCAGGAGTAGAATTAGATATTAGAGTAAAAGAAACA
- the secD gene encoding protein translocase subunit SecD encodes MKFKENIKFKLSLIFILTVVALYFIFSKPVKLGLDLQGGMSITLQVDVNKVIELKYQNLAKDIENILTKNGIKVLEAKAEGTKGVVITLLDPTKLEKALNILREENPVIDVNTQNGALFVKFKEWEIKKIKDQTVKQAIETLRNRIDEFGTLNPNIARKGEDRILVELPGVVDPERAKAIIGRTAQLEIKEVVDTAFSKEELLKKYPNGIPEGTEILEGVEQKIQGKKIKEWYLVKKEPIITGDMLKDARATIDNRGKPAVNFELTSEGADKFGEATAKMIGKRLAIVLDNKVMSAPVVRSRISASGQITGDFTSEEAADLAIVLRAGALPAPVYILEESVIGPTLGKESIEKTVKAGIAALILVGIFMIWRYAISGFISIIALFFNGLFLWAAMVALDVTLTLPGIAGIILNIGMAVDANVIIFERIKEELRKGMTLRVAIEEGFKRAWDAIFDAQVTTLIAAFVLFQFGTGPLKGFAATLSIGTIISIFTALYLTKVFIDLILGGKKQLKYAF; translated from the coding sequence TTGAAATTTAAAGAGAATATCAAATTTAAACTATCATTAATATTCATTTTAACAGTTGTTGCTTTATATTTTATCTTTAGCAAACCTGTAAAACTTGGCCTTGATCTTCAAGGTGGTATGAGTATCACTCTTCAAGTTGATGTAAATAAAGTGATTGAACTTAAATATCAAAATTTAGCAAAAGATATAGAAAATATTCTTACAAAAAATGGAATAAAAGTTCTTGAGGCAAAGGCTGAAGGAACAAAAGGTGTTGTTATAACTTTACTTGATCCCACCAAATTAGAAAAAGCTTTAAATATATTAAGAGAAGAAAATCCTGTTATTGATGTTAATACACAAAATGGAGCTTTATTTGTAAAATTTAAAGAGTGGGAAATAAAAAAGATAAAAGATCAAACTGTTAAGCAAGCTATAGAAACTTTAAGAAATAGAATTGATGAGTTTGGAACATTAAACCCTAATATTGCAAGAAAAGGTGAAGATAGAATTCTTGTAGAATTACCAGGTGTTGTCGATCCTGAAAGAGCAAAAGCTATAATCGGTAGAACAGCTCAACTGGAAATAAAAGAGGTTGTTGATACTGCTTTTTCAAAAGAAGAATTATTGAAAAAATATCCAAATGGTATTCCTGAAGGAACAGAGATTTTAGAAGGTGTAGAACAAAAAATACAAGGAAAAAAAATAAAAGAGTGGTATTTAGTAAAAAAAGAACCTATTATCACTGGAGATATGCTAAAAGATGCAAGAGCTACTATTGATAATAGAGGGAAACCAGCAGTAAATTTTGAACTTACTTCAGAAGGTGCTGATAAATTTGGAGAAGCAACTGCAAAAATGATAGGTAAAAGACTTGCAATAGTATTAGATAATAAAGTTATGTCTGCACCTGTTGTTAGATCAAGAATTTCTGCATCTGGTCAGATAACTGGAGATTTTACCTCTGAAGAAGCAGCAGACTTAGCTATAGTTTTAAGAGCTGGAGCATTACCAGCACCTGTTTATATATTAGAAGAAAGTGTAATAGGTCCAACCTTAGGAAAAGAATCTATAGAAAAAACAGTTAAAGCAGGTATCGCTGCCCTTATTCTTGTTGGTATATTTATGATATGGAGATATGCAATCTCAGGATTTATATCAATAATTGCTTTATTTTTTAATGGTCTTTTCCTATGGGCTGCTATGGTAGCACTTGATGTAACATTAACACTTCCTGGTATTGCAGGTATTATTTTAAACATTGGTATGGCTGTTGACGCAAATGTAATAATCTTTGAAAGAATTAAAGAAGAACTTAGAAAAGGAATGACTTTAAGAGTTGCAATAGAAGAAGGATTTAAAAGGGCTTGGGATGCTATATTTGATGCGCAAGTAACTACTTTAATTGCAGCATTTGTTTTATTCCAATTTGGAACAGGTCCTTTGAAAGGATTTGCAGCAACTTTATCAATAGGTACAATTATTTCTATATTTACTGCTTTATACCTTACAAAAGTATTTATTGATTTAATTCTTGGTGGTAAAAAACAATTAAAATACGCATTTTAA
- the secF gene encoding protein translocase subunit SecF — MRHFLSTPPNIDFLKIKKIGYITSATFVILSLLLIFIKGFNLGLDFTGGTSIQVKFKQQITAGEIRKALKTVNITDIQIQSVGKEGNEYEIRVPIKVGSSTVVYKKVKKAFDEFFKNKYEIRKVEYIGSVVGEELRKASIYSIIAVMIAILLYVGYRFEPVFAIAAVIPLFHDAIITLGFFSLFGIELNLSVIAAILTVLGYSLNDTIIIFDRMRENLKLRGKKNLILLANQSINENLARTLITSGTTLFSVLALYLFGGESLKGFSLALLIGIIFGTYSSIYVAVPLVIDLEKYIRNKTLKEVKAN; from the coding sequence ATGAGGCATTTTTTATCTACCCCTCCAAATATAGATTTCTTAAAAATAAAAAAAATAGGTTATATAACTTCAGCTACTTTTGTAATATTAAGTTTATTATTAATCTTCATAAAAGGTTTTAATCTAGGACTTGATTTTACAGGTGGTACTTCTATACAAGTAAAATTTAAACAGCAGATCACTGCAGGAGAAATTAGAAAAGCTTTAAAAACAGTAAACATTACTGATATTCAGATTCAATCTGTTGGAAAGGAAGGTAATGAGTATGAAATAAGAGTACCTATAAAGGTTGGAAGTTCTACAGTAGTATATAAGAAGGTAAAAAAAGCTTTTGATGAATTTTTTAAAAATAAATATGAAATAAGAAAAGTTGAATATATAGGTTCTGTTGTTGGTGAAGAACTTAGAAAAGCCAGTATATATTCAATAATTGCAGTAATGATTGCTATACTACTTTATGTTGGTTATAGGTTTGAACCTGTTTTTGCAATTGCTGCAGTAATACCTTTATTCCATGATGCTATTATAACTCTTGGATTTTTCTCTTTATTTGGTATAGAACTAAATCTTTCTGTAATTGCCGCTATTTTGACAGTACTTGGTTATTCATTAAACGATACAATCATAATTTTTGATAGAATGAGAGAAAATCTAAAATTAAGAGGTAAAAAGAATTTAATTCTTCTTGCAAATCAAAGTATTAATGAGAATTTAGCAAGAACATTAATTACTTCAGGAACAACTTTATTCTCAGTTTTAGCTCTTTATTTATTTGGCGGTGAATCTTTAAAAGGCTTCTCTCTTGCTTTATTAATAGGGATTATATTTGGTACTTACTCTTCAATATATGTAGCAGTGCCACTTGTTATTGATTTAGAAAAATATATAAGAAATAAAACTTTAAAAGAAGTTAAAGCAAATTAA
- the tgt gene encoding tRNA guanosine(34) transglycosylase Tgt codes for MLFKFELIKKDGNARLGKIYTKYGIIETPVFMPVGTQGTVKAITQKQLLETKPQIILGNTYHLYLRPGIEVLKHFKGLHNFANWKLPILTDSGGFQVFSLAYGKDREKGHKPEVVLTEEGVKFKSHLDGSWHFFTPEFVIEIQKIIGSDIMMPLDVCPPYPVEKERAKDAVEKTIRWLKRSKKANEGNWQALFGIIQGSVFEDLRKESALKTIELDMDGYSIGGLSVGEPAEYMYAMTEVVVDIIPEDKPRYLMGVGTPENIIESVDRGIDMFDCVMPTRNARNGTLFTHYGKINMKSAKHKLSDEPIDKECDCYTCNNFSRGYIRHLYNAQEITAMILGTIHNLRFYNKLMEDIRKAIKENRFKSFKEEFLQKFKSGN; via the coding sequence ATCCTGTTTAAATTTGAACTAATTAAAAAAGATGGAAATGCGAGACTTGGGAAAATATATACTAAGTATGGAATAATAGAAACTCCTGTTTTTATGCCTGTTGGAACGCAAGGTACAGTTAAAGCAATTACACAAAAACAACTTCTTGAAACAAAACCGCAAATTATACTTGGAAATACTTATCATTTATATTTAAGACCAGGAATAGAAGTATTAAAGCATTTTAAGGGACTTCATAACTTTGCCAACTGGAAACTTCCAATATTAACAGATAGTGGTGGTTTTCAAGTATTTTCTCTTGCTTATGGTAAAGATAGGGAAAAAGGACATAAACCAGAAGTAGTATTAACTGAAGAAGGAGTTAAATTTAAATCCCATTTAGATGGAAGTTGGCATTTTTTTACTCCTGAATTTGTAATTGAGATACAGAAAATAATTGGTAGTGATATTATGATGCCCCTTGATGTTTGTCCTCCTTATCCTGTAGAGAAAGAAAGAGCTAAAGATGCAGTAGAAAAAACAATAAGATGGCTTAAAAGATCCAAAAAAGCAAATGAAGGAAATTGGCAAGCCCTTTTTGGAATAATACAAGGTTCAGTTTTTGAAGATTTAAGAAAAGAAAGTGCTTTAAAAACTATAGAACTTGATATGGATGGATACTCAATTGGAGGTTTATCAGTTGGTGAACCTGCTGAATATATGTATGCTATGACTGAAGTTGTTGTAGATATAATTCCAGAAGATAAACCTAGATATTTAATGGGAGTTGGCACACCTGAAAATATAATAGAAAGTGTTGATAGAGGAATAGATATGTTTGATTGTGTAATGCCAACAAGAAATGCAAGAAATGGTACCTTATTTACTCATTATGGAAAAATAAATATGAAATCTGCAAAACATAAACTTTCTGATGAACCAATAGATAAAGAATGTGATTGTTATACATGTAATAACTTTTCAAGAGGCTATATAAGACATCTTTATAATGCCCAAGAAATAACTGCTATGATACTTGGAACAATACATAATTTAAGATTTTATAATAAATTAATGGAAGATATTAGGAAAGCTATAAAAGAAAATAGATTTAAAAGTTTTAAAGAAGAATTTTTGCAAAAATTTAAATCAGGAAATTAA
- a CDS encoding zinc ribbon domain-containing protein translates to MQENIEDLILLQDIDKKIQEIKSKLKSIPSEIQELKEKKENLIFKLDEIKTKIKKLQTTKKEKELDIQSLEDKILKIQNNLENVRTNEEYKALLREKARAEEIIMHTEDEILEIMEEIENLQKEQQKLEKEIEIEASIIEKEIQEKEKILKDLEKELKHLEEEKKKIESKIPSNLLSKYKMIKKKGLPVVAFIQDQSCSGCYMVIPPKLYSEIIKGKKVSTCPNCGRFLYYNES, encoded by the coding sequence ATGCAAGAGAACATTGAAGATTTAATACTTTTACAAGATATAGACAAAAAAATCCAAGAAATAAAATCAAAACTTAAATCTATTCCATCAGAAATTCAAGAATTAAAAGAAAAGAAAGAAAATCTAATTTTCAAATTAGATGAAATAAAAACAAAAATAAAGAAACTCCAAACAACAAAAAAAGAAAAAGAACTTGATATTCAATCATTAGAAGATAAAATTTTAAAAATTCAAAACAATCTTGAAAATGTAAGAACTAACGAAGAATATAAAGCATTACTGAGAGAAAAAGCGAGAGCTGAAGAAATTATAATGCACACTGAAGATGAGATTTTAGAGATTATGGAAGAGATTGAAAATCTACAAAAAGAACAGCAAAAACTTGAAAAAGAAATAGAGATTGAAGCTTCTATAATTGAAAAAGAAATACAAGAAAAGGAAAAAATCTTAAAAGATTTAGAAAAAGAGCTTAAACATCTTGAAGAAGAAAAAAAGAAAATAGAAAGTAAAATACCTTCAAATCTTTTATCAAAATATAAAATGATAAAGAAAAAAGGCCTTCCTGTTGTTGCTTTTATTCAAGATCAATCATGTAGTGGTTGTTATATGGTAATTCCACCTAAATTATATAGTGAAATAATAAAAGGAAAAAAAGTTTCTACCTGCCCTAATTGTGGCAGGTTTTTATATTACAATGAATCTTAA